One genomic window of Panicum hallii strain FIL2 chromosome 6, PHallii_v3.1, whole genome shotgun sequence includes the following:
- the LOC112897233 gene encoding serine/threonine-protein phosphatase PP1-like — translation MSCVMDGSAVEELIRRLLEGKKHKAPGKKVLLTEAEIRNLCVTAKEVFLSQPNLLELEAPINVCGDIHGQFSDLLRLFEYGGLPPTANYLFLGDYVDRGKQSIETICLLLAYKIRYPDNFFLLRGNHECASINRIYGFYDECKRRFSVRLWKLFTDCFNCLPVAAVIDDKILCMHGGLSPDLDSLSRIREIQRPVDVPDQGLLCDLLWSDPDRESSGWGDNDRGVSFTFGADKVAEFLNKHDLDLICRAHQVVEDGYEFFADRQLVTIFSAPNYCGEFNNAGALMNVDASLLCSFQILKPYRGKAQTE, via the exons ATGTCGTGCGTGATGGACGGGAGCGCGGTGGAGGAGCTGATACGGCGGCTGCTGGAGGGGAAGAAGCACAaggcgccggggaagaaggtgCTGCTGACCGAGGCCGAGATCCGGAACCTCTGCGTCACCGCCAAGGAGGTCTTCCTCTCCCAGCCCAACCTCCTCGAGCTCGAGGCCCCCATCAACGTCTGCG GTGACATCCACGGGCAGTTCTCGGATCTTCTGCGGCTGTTCGAGTACGGCGGCCTGCCGCCGACGGCCAACTACCTGTTCCTGGGCGACTACGTGGACCGCGGCAAGCAGAGCATCGAAACCATCTGCCTGCTGCTGGCGTACAAGATCCGGTACCCGGACAACTTCTTCCTGCTCCGGGGCAACCACGAGTGCGCCTCCATCAACCGCATCTACGGCTTCTACGACGAGTGCAAGCGCCGCTTCAGCGTCCGCCTCTGGAAGCTCTTCACCGACTGCTTCAACTGCCTCCCCGTCGCCGCCGTCATCGACGACAAGATCCTCTGCATGCACGGGGGCCTCTCGCCGGACCTCGACAGCCTCAGCCGGATCAGGGAGATCCAGCGCCCCGTCGACGTCCCCGACCAGGGCCTCCTCTGCGACCTCCTCTGGTCCGACCCCGACCGCGAAAGCTCCGGGTGGGGCGACAACGACCGCGGCGTCTCTTTCACCTTCGGCGCCGACAAGGTCGCCGAGTTCTTGAACAAGCACGACCTCGACCTCATCTGCCGCGCGCACCAG GTCGTGGAGGACGGGTACGAGTTCTTCGCCGACCGGCAGCTGGTCACCATATTCTCGGCGCCCAACTACTGCGGCGAGTTCAACAACGCCGGCGCGCTCATGAACGTCGACGCCAGCCTGCTCTGCTCGTTCCAGATCCTCAAGCCGTACAGGGGCAAAGCGCAAACGGAGTGA